The following coding sequences are from one Leptolyngbya sp. NIES-3755 window:
- a CDS encoding hypothetical protein (hypothetical protein FJSC11DRAFT_4020;~similar to AA sequence:cyanobase_aa:LBDG_50860), whose amino-acid sequence MSRVSINRGWWAIMSGSERWYVVKRPNAQCQILTEDELEKIQTTSPSETVEHWGPFTSEGEAIARRVGLIRSGKCQPS is encoded by the coding sequence ATGTCACGGGTGAGTATCAACAGGGGATGGTGGGCGATTATGAGTGGGTCTGAGCGGTGGTATGTAGTGAAACGTCCAAATGCCCAGTGTCAAATTCTGACCGAGGATGAGTTGGAAAAAATTCAAACGACGAGTCCCTCTGAGACGGTGGAACATTGGGGTCCATTCACCTCAGAGGGAGAAGCGATCGCACGTCGCGTCGGGTTGATTCGATCGGGCAAATGTCAGCCGAGTTAG
- a CDS encoding hypothetical protein (C-terminal processing peptidase-2;~similar to AA sequence:cyanobase_aa:LBDG_50870) — MTKRALVLGATAAAVTAVTITGAGIHLNKGQAFFRDSPKELVDEVWQVIDRNYVDATFNQVDWKAIRAQYLNRNYRDKQEAYKSIREMLKRLGDPYTRFMDPDEFRNMQIDTSGELTGVGIQLAADEKTKKLTVISPIEGSPASSAGIVAKDIITQIDGKSTEGMDVNKAVTLIRGPVNSQVRLTVQRGTQQLEFNLTRAKIEIHPVRASVQQSPQGKIGYIRLVQFSANAAPEMREAIQKMEKENVTGYVLDLRSNPGGLLYASVDIARMWLAKGGIVSTVDRQGVSDKEEANNRALTNKPLVVLVDGGSASASEILSGAIQDNKRGTIVGTKTFGKGLVQSVRSLGDGSGMAVTIAKYLTPSGRDINKHGIDPDVVVELTEPQRKLLQQERDKVGTNSDPQFVRAMQVLGQVITSKQGNRAKN; from the coding sequence ATGACAAAACGAGCGCTTGTTCTAGGTGCGACGGCTGCCGCCGTGACCGCAGTAACCATCACCGGAGCCGGAATTCATCTGAATAAAGGGCAAGCGTTCTTTCGGGACAGTCCCAAAGAGCTAGTCGATGAAGTTTGGCAGGTGATCGATCGCAATTACGTCGATGCCACCTTCAACCAAGTCGATTGGAAAGCCATTCGTGCTCAATATCTCAATCGCAACTACCGCGATAAGCAAGAGGCTTATAAGTCGATTCGGGAAATGCTGAAGCGTCTGGGCGATCCCTATACGCGCTTTATGGACCCGGATGAGTTCCGCAATATGCAGATCGATACGTCCGGTGAATTGACTGGCGTTGGCATCCAACTTGCAGCGGATGAGAAAACGAAGAAATTGACGGTCATTTCCCCGATCGAAGGAAGTCCCGCTTCTTCTGCTGGGATCGTTGCCAAAGACATCATTACTCAAATCGATGGCAAGAGCACCGAAGGAATGGACGTGAATAAGGCTGTGACGCTGATTCGCGGTCCCGTCAATAGTCAAGTCCGTCTCACCGTTCAGCGGGGTACGCAGCAATTAGAATTCAACCTCACCCGTGCCAAGATTGAGATTCATCCGGTTCGTGCCAGTGTGCAGCAATCTCCACAAGGCAAGATTGGTTACATTCGCCTGGTTCAATTCAGCGCGAATGCCGCTCCAGAAATGCGAGAAGCGATTCAAAAGATGGAGAAAGAGAACGTTACCGGATACGTTTTAGATCTGCGATCGAATCCCGGTGGCTTGCTTTATGCCAGCGTCGATATTGCTCGGATGTGGCTTGCCAAAGGTGGAATCGTTTCGACCGTCGATCGACAAGGCGTTTCAGATAAAGAAGAAGCCAATAACCGCGCTTTGACCAATAAACCGTTAGTCGTTCTCGTCGATGGCGGATCAGCCAGTGCCAGCGAAATTCTCTCTGGAGCAATCCAAGACAACAAACGCGGCACGATCGTCGGAACGAAAACCTTCGGAAAAGGCTTAGTCCAATCCGTTCGTAGCCTTGGGGATGGATCGGGAATGGCAGTGACGATCGCGAAATATCTCACGCCAAGTGGACGCGACATCAACAAACATGGCATTGATCCCGATGTCGTCGTAGAACTGACCGAACCGCAGCGTAAACTCCTTCAGCAAGAGCGCGACAAAGTTGGCACGAACAGTGACCCGCAGTTTGTCCGAGCCATGCAGGTTTTGGGACAAGTGATTACCTCGAAACAAGGCAACCGGGCTAAGAACTAA
- a CDS encoding 4-hydroxy-3-methylbut-2-en-1-yl diphosphate synthase IspG (similar to AA sequence:cyanobase_aa:LBDG_50880): MLSSYYHRAMQTLPTPIVSATSTQYSTDTTIHRRKTRSVPVGSISIGSDHPVAVQSMINEDTLDIEGSVAAIRRLHEIGCEIVRVTVPSMAHAKAMEEIRDRLYKTYQPVPLVADVHHNGMKIALEVSKYVDNVRINPGLYVFEKAKTTEYTQAEFDAIGEKIRETLEPLVISLRDQNKSMRIGVNHGSLAERMLFTYGDTPEGMVESALEFIRICESLNFYNIELSLKASKVPVMLAANRLMVKRMNELGMAYPLHLGVTEAGDGEYGRIKSTAGIGTLLAEGIGDTIRVSLTEAPEKEIPVCYGILQALGLRRTMVEYVACPSCGRTLFNLEEVLQKVREATSHLTGLNIAVMGCIVNGPGEMADADYGYVGKQAGYISLYRGRDEIKKVPEDKGVIELINLIKSDGKWIDPK; this comes from the coding sequence TTGCTATCGAGCTATTACCACCGCGCTATGCAAACTTTGCCCACCCCGATCGTATCGGCTACTTCGACTCAGTACTCCACTGACACCACGATTCATCGTCGCAAAACTCGTTCCGTTCCTGTCGGTAGCATCTCGATCGGTAGTGATCATCCCGTTGCGGTTCAGTCGATGATCAACGAAGATACGCTCGACATTGAAGGTTCAGTTGCGGCGATTCGTCGTCTGCATGAAATTGGTTGTGAAATTGTGCGCGTCACGGTTCCGAGTATGGCGCACGCGAAAGCGATGGAAGAAATTCGCGATCGACTTTATAAAACCTATCAGCCCGTTCCTCTCGTTGCAGATGTTCATCACAATGGCATGAAGATCGCGCTGGAAGTATCGAAATACGTTGATAACGTGCGAATTAATCCAGGTTTGTACGTTTTTGAAAAAGCGAAAACGACTGAATATACCCAAGCAGAATTTGATGCGATCGGTGAAAAGATCCGCGAAACGCTTGAGCCTTTGGTGATCTCTCTACGGGACCAAAATAAATCGATGAGAATCGGTGTAAATCATGGATCGCTGGCGGAACGAATGCTGTTCACGTATGGCGACACTCCAGAAGGGATGGTGGAATCGGCTTTGGAATTCATTCGTATCTGTGAATCGCTCAATTTTTACAATATTGAACTCTCATTAAAAGCCTCAAAAGTTCCAGTCATGTTGGCAGCAAATCGCCTCATGGTGAAGCGCATGAATGAGCTAGGAATGGCTTATCCGCTGCATTTGGGTGTGACTGAGGCGGGAGATGGCGAATACGGTCGGATCAAATCAACCGCTGGAATTGGAACGCTTCTGGCTGAGGGAATTGGCGATACGATTCGCGTTTCTTTGACCGAAGCTCCAGAAAAAGAAATTCCGGTTTGTTATGGCATTCTGCAAGCCTTGGGATTACGCCGCACCATGGTCGAATATGTGGCTTGTCCGTCTTGTGGTCGCACCTTGTTCAATCTCGAAGAAGTGCTGCAAAAAGTCCGTGAAGCAACGAGCCATTTAACAGGCTTAAATATTGCGGTCATGGGCTGCATCGTGAACGGACCTGGCGAAATGGCAGATGCGGATTACGGGTATGTTGGCAAACAGGCAGGATACATTTCTTTGTATCGCGGACGAGACGAGATCAAGAAAGTCCCAGAAGATAAAGGTGTGATCGAACTGATTAATTTGATCAAATCTGATGGCAAGTGGATTGATCCCAAATGA
- a CDS encoding hypothetical protein (hypothetical protein FJSC11DRAFT_1683;~similar to AA sequence:cyanobase_aa:LBDG_50890): protein MARIREVVQQALTTGLLSIEAENQLRLLLASDYDREDLRAFMTLQYAAMAGSVKQESRLCRG, encoded by the coding sequence ATGGCAAGAATACGCGAAGTAGTTCAACAAGCGCTCACAACCGGACTTCTCTCGATCGAAGCCGAAAATCAGTTACGGTTACTGCTTGCCTCAGACTACGATCGAGAAGATCTCCGCGCCTTTATGACTCTGCAATATGCAGCAATGGCAGGCTCGGTCAAACAGGAATCTCGATTGTGTCGGGGCTAA
- a CDS encoding ribosomal biogenesis GTPase (similar to AA sequence:cyanobase_aa:LBDG_20120), whose amino-acid sequence MSSPPIQWYPGHIAKAERALLEQLKRVDVVLEVRDARIPLSTHHPQVDQWIGEKGRILVMNRVDMIPQKAKEQWIQWFEERGEEPLFTDAQHGKGIEAIAKATQIAGAKMNQRRLDRGMLIRPVRAVVIGFPNVGKSALINRLLKRRVVESARRAGVTRQLRWVRISDQIELLDAPGVLPNKLTNQEAAIKLAICDDIGEAAYDNQRVAASLIDLLQGSSAALESRYGLAIDTLTGESYLKTLAEQNYKGDVERTARQILTDFRKGNLGAIALELPSSKSH is encoded by the coding sequence ATGTCTTCTCCCCCGATCCAGTGGTATCCCGGTCACATTGCCAAAGCCGAAAGAGCGCTCTTAGAACAACTCAAGCGCGTTGATGTTGTGCTGGAGGTTCGGGATGCACGAATTCCGTTATCAACTCATCATCCACAGGTCGATCAATGGATCGGGGAGAAGGGGCGGATTTTGGTGATGAATCGAGTTGATATGATTCCACAGAAAGCTAAAGAGCAGTGGATTCAATGGTTTGAAGAACGGGGAGAAGAGCCACTGTTTACGGATGCTCAGCATGGAAAGGGAATTGAAGCGATCGCGAAAGCCACTCAAATCGCAGGCGCGAAAATGAACCAGCGTCGGCTCGATCGTGGAATGCTCATTCGTCCTGTTCGAGCCGTTGTGATCGGATTCCCAAACGTCGGCAAATCTGCGTTGATCAATCGGTTACTGAAACGGCGTGTGGTTGAAAGTGCCCGTCGCGCAGGTGTGACACGCCAACTTAGATGGGTGAGAATTTCCGATCAAATTGAATTGCTCGATGCTCCTGGAGTGCTGCCGAACAAACTCACGAATCAAGAAGCCGCGATTAAATTAGCCATTTGCGACGATATCGGAGAAGCAGCTTACGACAATCAACGAGTTGCAGCATCTCTGATTGATTTATTGCAAGGCTCCTCAGCCGCATTGGAATCGAGATATGGACTCGCGATCGACACCCTCACCGGAGAAAGCTATCTCAAAACTCTGGCAGAGCAGAACTATAAAGGCGATGTCGAACGAACCGCGAGACAAATTTTGACCGATTTTCGCAAAGGTAACTTAGGCGCGATCGCGTTAGAATTGCCATCCTCCAAAAGTCACTAA
- a CDS encoding hypothetical protein (protein of unknown function DUF820;~similar to AA sequence:cyanobase_aa:LBDG_29490) — protein sequence MTQAKPKFATFEEYLEFDDGTDNRYELIDGELFALPPESEPNDFIPNLLFLKLAEAGIPPRLIRPHTCEIQVPVLERKDAANRYPDLVILDPVHLSLTQKRLTVLIDAPPPQLVAEVLSPGKANRDRDLIRKRAQYAKRGILEYWLIDRENQSVTVLTLAGDEYIEVDSFQGDRTITSPQFPQLQLTPAQLFEN from the coding sequence ATGACTCAAGCCAAACCCAAATTCGCCACGTTTGAAGAGTACCTGGAATTTGATGACGGTACGGACAATCGCTATGAACTAATCGACGGAGAGTTATTCGCTTTGCCACCAGAATCGGAACCGAATGATTTTATTCCTAATCTCCTTTTTCTGAAATTGGCGGAAGCAGGAATACCACCCCGACTGATTCGTCCGCATACCTGCGAGATTCAGGTTCCGGTACTTGAGCGTAAGGATGCAGCGAACCGTTATCCAGACCTCGTGATTCTCGATCCAGTTCATCTCAGTCTGACTCAGAAACGACTGACAGTGCTGATCGATGCACCGCCGCCTCAACTCGTTGCCGAAGTGCTAAGTCCTGGAAAAGCCAATCGAGATCGAGACCTCATCCGAAAACGTGCCCAATACGCCAAACGTGGCATTCTTGAATATTGGCTGATCGATCGCGAAAATCAATCCGTCACTGTTCTGACACTTGCAGGAGATGAATACATCGAGGTCGATTCGTTCCAAGGCGATCGCACAATCACTTCTCCCCAGTTCCCCCAACTTCAACTCACTCCCGCCCAACTTTTCGAGAATTAA
- a CDS encoding UspA protein domain-containing protein (similar to AA sequence:cyanobase_aa:LBDG_20130) codes for MFKTVLFPIDESRESRQAVETVADVVKIHQSRLILLSVVESTADQPDAMSSPDAVANLLENARSLFSDQGIEADAIEREGKPAFTICDVADEVEADLIIMGCRGLGLTTEGASDSVTNRVISLAPCPVLVIP; via the coding sequence ATGTTTAAAACTGTGTTGTTTCCGATCGATGAAAGCCGCGAGTCTCGTCAAGCCGTCGAAACCGTTGCAGATGTCGTCAAAATTCATCAAAGCCGATTGATTTTGCTGTCTGTGGTGGAATCGACTGCCGATCAGCCCGATGCGATGTCTTCTCCGGATGCGGTGGCGAATTTATTGGAAAATGCTCGATCGCTGTTCTCAGATCAAGGAATCGAAGCTGATGCGATCGAGCGTGAAGGCAAACCTGCTTTTACCATTTGCGATGTTGCCGACGAAGTAGAAGCCGATTTGATTATTATGGGATGTCGGGGTCTCGGACTCACGACCGAAGGCGCATCCGATAGCGTCACCAATCGAGTGATTAGCCTTGCTCCTTGTCCCGTCCTTGTGATTCCATAG
- a CDS encoding phosphoglycerate kinase (similar to AA sequence:cyanobase_aa:LBDG_20140): MPKKSVNDLSSADLQGKRVLVRADFNVPVDEQGNITDDTRIRAALPTIEALTSKGAKVILSSHFGRPKNGPEDKYRLTPVGNRLSELLGKPVVKTDDCIGDDVKAKVDAMQPGDVLLLENVRFYKEEEKNDPAFAEKLASIADLYVNDAFGTAHRAHASTEGVTKFLKPSVAGLLIEKELQYLQSAIENPQRPLAAIVGGSKVSSKIGVIETLLDKVDKLLIGGGMVFTFYKARGLAVGKSLVEEDKLELAKTLEAKAKEKGVELLLPTDVVVADNFAPDANTQTVSVENIPDGWMGLDIGPDSVKTFQAALEQCKSVIWNGPMGVFEMDKFAKGTEAIAHTLAELTPKGTTTIIGGGDSVAAVEKVGVASQMSHISTGGGASLELLEGKELPGIAALDEA; the protein is encoded by the coding sequence GTGCCGAAGAAGAGTGTTAATGATTTATCGTCCGCTGATTTGCAGGGTAAGCGAGTTTTAGTCCGGGCAGATTTTAACGTGCCTGTGGATGAACAAGGCAATATTACCGACGACACGAGAATTCGAGCAGCATTGCCCACGATCGAAGCGCTCACGTCCAAAGGGGCAAAAGTGATTTTGTCGAGTCACTTTGGTCGCCCCAAAAATGGTCCCGAAGATAAATATCGGTTAACTCCGGTGGGCAACCGTCTTTCCGAATTGCTCGGTAAGCCCGTGGTCAAAACCGATGATTGTATTGGGGATGATGTAAAGGCGAAAGTGGATGCCATGCAGCCCGGAGATGTGTTGCTGCTGGAAAACGTTCGATTCTACAAAGAAGAAGAAAAGAACGATCCGGCATTTGCTGAGAAACTGGCATCGATCGCTGATTTGTACGTGAATGATGCGTTTGGAACCGCTCACCGCGCCCATGCTTCGACCGAAGGCGTAACCAAATTCCTTAAGCCTTCAGTGGCAGGATTGCTGATCGAGAAAGAACTGCAATATCTACAAAGCGCGATCGAGAATCCTCAGCGTCCGTTAGCAGCGATCGTCGGTGGCTCGAAAGTTTCCAGCAAAATTGGTGTGATCGAAACGCTGCTCGATAAAGTAGACAAACTGCTGATCGGCGGCGGAATGGTCTTCACTTTCTACAAAGCGCGGGGTTTGGCAGTCGGTAAATCGCTGGTTGAAGAAGACAAGCTGGAACTGGCGAAAACTTTGGAAGCGAAAGCGAAAGAAAAAGGCGTTGAACTGTTGTTGCCGACTGATGTTGTGGTTGCGGATAACTTTGCGCCCGATGCCAATACTCAAACTGTGAGCGTCGAGAACATTCCTGATGGTTGGATGGGACTAGATATCGGTCCCGATTCCGTGAAGACCTTCCAAGCGGCTCTGGAACAGTGCAAGAGCGTGATTTGGAATGGTCCAATGGGCGTGTTTGAAATGGACAAGTTTGCTAAGGGAACCGAAGCGATCGCGCATACTTTGGCAGAACTCACCCCGAAAGGAACCACGACGATTATCGGTGGTGGCGATTCGGTTGCAGCCGTTGAAAAGGTCGGTGTCGCAAGTCAAATGAGCCACATCTCGACGGGTGGTGGTGCGAGTTTGGAATTGCTCGAAGGTAAAGAGCTTCCAGGAATTGCAGCGCTTGATGAAGCGTAA
- a CDS encoding hypothetical protein (conserved hypothetical protein;~similar to AA sequence:cyanobase_aa:AM1_3881): protein MFTVKPRFPMWQYLNQPLFHLAYPLILNPRRYWYHYRVELLERCLMQSCESQGQRD from the coding sequence ATGTTTACAGTCAAACCTCGTTTTCCCATGTGGCAATATCTCAATCAGCCACTTTTCCATCTTGCCTACCCGCTGATTCTCAACCCGCGTCGCTATTGGTATCATTACCGCGTCGAACTGCTTGAGCGCTGTCTGATGCAAAGCTGCGAGTCTCAAGGACAACGCGACTAA
- a CDS encoding isopenicillin-n epimerase (similar to AA sequence:cyanobase_aa:LBDG_06690), with the protein MKRFWSLDPDCTFLNHGSFGACPIPVLEVQQEFRSRLERQPLRFLGREFEPLLDRARESLAAFVGASVEELVFVPNATTGVNAVLRSLSFSPSDELLTTNQEYNACRNALDFVAERSGAKVVVADVPFPIDSPNQVTEAILEKISDRTTLALIDHVVSQTGMVFPIAQIVQALSDRGIDTLIDGAHAPGMVDLNLSQLGATYYASTCHKWMCAPKGAAFLYVKKEKQAEIRPLTISHGANSPRRDRSRFQLEFDWMGTDDPTAYLTVPSAIEFMNSLLPGGWAELRASNRSKAIAARNLLCELLNAAPPCPEEMIGSLATIPLPDGSYIELQDALYEKFNIEVPIVPFPNPPQRLIRISAQLYNTLQQYEYLGKSLQTLLQSKTSQ; encoded by the coding sequence ATGAAAAGATTCTGGTCACTTGACCCAGATTGCACGTTTCTAAATCACGGCTCTTTTGGAGCTTGTCCGATTCCAGTCTTAGAAGTTCAGCAAGAATTTCGATCGAGATTAGAACGACAACCGCTCCGATTTTTGGGACGAGAATTTGAGCCATTACTTGATCGAGCACGAGAATCATTAGCTGCATTTGTGGGCGCAAGCGTTGAAGAATTAGTTTTTGTGCCGAATGCAACCACGGGCGTAAATGCAGTTTTACGATCGCTTTCTTTTTCCCCATCCGATGAACTTCTCACCACGAACCAGGAATACAACGCCTGTCGAAATGCACTCGATTTTGTAGCAGAACGATCGGGAGCCAAAGTTGTCGTCGCTGATGTGCCTTTTCCGATCGATTCTCCCAATCAAGTGACCGAAGCAATTCTGGAAAAAATTAGCGATCGAACAACACTCGCTTTAATCGATCATGTGGTGAGCCAGACCGGAATGGTTTTTCCGATCGCTCAAATCGTCCAAGCCTTATCCGATCGCGGAATCGACACCCTAATCGATGGCGCTCATGCCCCTGGAATGGTCGATTTGAACCTTTCCCAACTCGGAGCTACCTATTACGCCTCAACGTGTCACAAATGGATGTGTGCCCCGAAAGGAGCCGCTTTTCTGTATGTGAAAAAAGAGAAGCAAGCCGAAATTCGACCGCTTACGATTAGCCACGGTGCGAATTCTCCAAGACGCGATCGCTCCAGATTCCAGCTTGAATTCGATTGGATGGGAACCGATGACCCGACCGCTTATCTAACCGTCCCAAGCGCGATCGAGTTCATGAATTCGCTGCTTCCGGGCGGTTGGGCAGAACTGAGAGCAAGTAATCGATCAAAAGCGATCGCCGCTCGAAATCTTCTCTGTGAATTACTCAACGCCGCGCCCCCTTGCCCCGAAGAAATGATCGGCTCACTTGCCACAATTCCGTTACCTGATGGCTCATACATCGAGCTTCAAGATGCTTTATACGAGAAATTCAACATCGAAGTCCCGATCGTGCCTTTCCCCAATCCCCCGCAGCGATTGATTCGGATTTCTGCACAGTTATACAACACCCTTCAACAGTATGAATATTTAGGAAAATCGTTACAGACCCTATTGCAGTCGAAAACTTCTCAATAA
- a CDS encoding tripartite ATP-independent periplasmic transporter, DctQ component (similar to AA sequence:cyanobase_aa:cce_1387) — protein sequence MVSEAPLIHRLLKISRAIDRFNEIIGRLTLWLVLLMVALGVWNVIGRYVGKAIGQNLTSNSLIEGQWYVFDLVFLLGAAYTLKHDEHVRVDVFYSRWNRKTKALADFLGTIFFLIPFCVLVIYFSWGTIVESWITREVSPDPGGLARYPIKTMIIVSFALLIVQGISELIKNWAIFRGHLQERE from the coding sequence ATGGTATCAGAAGCCCCATTGATTCACCGTTTGCTGAAAATTTCTCGTGCGATCGACCGATTTAATGAAATCATCGGACGTTTAACCCTATGGCTCGTGTTGCTGATGGTGGCACTCGGAGTTTGGAATGTGATTGGACGATATGTCGGAAAAGCGATCGGGCAAAATCTCACCTCAAATTCTTTGATCGAAGGTCAATGGTATGTGTTCGATTTGGTGTTTTTGCTCGGAGCCGCTTACACGCTGAAACATGATGAACACGTTCGAGTCGATGTGTTCTACAGTCGGTGGAATCGGAAAACGAAAGCACTGGCGGATTTTTTGGGAACGATCTTTTTTCTGATTCCGTTTTGTGTGCTGGTGATTTATTTTTCGTGGGGCACGATCGTGGAATCTTGGATCACGAGGGAAGTTTCACCTGATCCGGGCGGATTGGCACGATACCCAATTAAGACCATGATTATCGTCAGTTTTGCGCTGCTGATTGTTCAAGGAATTTCAGAACTGATCAAGAACTGGGCGATTTTTCGTGGACATCTACAGGAGCGCGAATAA
- a CDS encoding TRAP dicarboxylate transporter, DctM subunit (similar to AA sequence:cyanobase_aa:Ava_0884), with amino-acid sequence MDFWNQYEIVFDSEWLGPMMFLGALVLLSFGYPVAFALGGVSIVFAIIGIVLGVFDPVFLTAMPQRIFGTMSNYTLLAIPYFIFMGSMLERSGIAERLLETVGILLGKLRGGLALAVVLVGALLAATTGVVAATVVAMGLISLPIMLRYGYNKELATGVIAASGTLGQIIPPSVVLVVLGDQLGVSVGDLFVGSVIPGLMMAGAFALHVLISAWIRPDIAPALPEQVRKEFGGKGFLGRVFNAIVPPLVLILLVLGSIFFGYATPTEAGAVGSLGAIVLAGLNRKLSWESIKGVCDVTLRNTAMVVFILFGSTAFSLVFRGLDGDRFVFDALTNLPGEEVGFLFVSMFVVFLLGFFIDFFEICFIVIPLFVPVARQLNLDLVWYGVVLGANLQTSFLTPPFGFALFYLRSVAPEGVTTANIYKGVIPFILLQLLVLILIIVFPGIVSFLPSIAKT; translated from the coding sequence ATGGATTTCTGGAATCAGTACGAAATTGTTTTCGACTCAGAATGGCTCGGTCCAATGATGTTTCTGGGGGCGCTCGTTCTGTTGTCGTTTGGGTATCCGGTGGCGTTTGCACTGGGGGGAGTATCGATCGTATTTGCAATCATCGGCATCGTTTTAGGCGTGTTTGACCCGGTGTTCCTCACAGCCATGCCGCAACGAATCTTCGGTACGATGTCGAACTATACGCTGCTAGCGATTCCGTATTTTATTTTTATGGGATCGATGTTAGAGCGATCGGGTATTGCAGAACGATTACTCGAAACTGTGGGAATCTTGCTCGGTAAACTTCGAGGCGGATTAGCGTTGGCGGTCGTATTAGTGGGCGCATTGTTGGCGGCAACGACGGGCGTAGTAGCGGCAACCGTTGTGGCAATGGGATTGATATCACTTCCGATCATGCTCAGATATGGGTACAACAAAGAATTGGCAACAGGAGTGATCGCAGCATCGGGAACGCTAGGACAGATTATTCCGCCAAGTGTGGTGCTGGTGGTATTGGGCGATCAGTTGGGGGTTTCGGTTGGGGATTTGTTCGTGGGATCGGTGATTCCAGGATTGATGATGGCGGGTGCGTTTGCGCTGCATGTTTTGATTTCGGCTTGGATTCGTCCGGATATTGCGCCCGCATTGCCTGAACAGGTGCGAAAAGAGTTTGGCGGTAAAGGATTTCTTGGGCGTGTCTTTAATGCGATCGTGCCTCCTTTAGTTCTCATTCTGCTCGTTCTTGGTAGTATCTTCTTCGGATATGCGACACCGACCGAAGCGGGCGCAGTTGGAAGTTTAGGCGCGATCGTACTTGCTGGATTGAATCGGAAATTAAGTTGGGAATCGATCAAAGGCGTGTGTGATGTGACGCTCAGAAATACGGCGATGGTCGTGTTTATTTTGTTTGGCTCGACTGCGTTTAGTTTGGTGTTTCGGGGATTGGATGGCGATCGCTTTGTATTCGATGCGTTGACAAACTTACCTGGCGAAGAAGTCGGATTTTTGTTTGTCAGTATGTTCGTCGTGTTTTTGCTCGGATTCTTTATCGATTTCTTTGAGATTTGCTTTATCGTGATTCCGCTGTTTGTGCCTGTAGCACGTCAGTTAAATCTCGATCTGGTCTGGTATGGCGTAGTTTTGGGCGCGAATTTGCAAACTTCGTTTTTGACTCCTCCGTTTGGATTTGCATTGTTTTATCTTCGGAGTGTTGCGCCTGAAGGAGTGACGACTGCCAACATCTACAAAGGAGTAATTCCGTTTATTTTGCTGCAATTGTTGGTGTTGATTTTGATCATCGTCTTTCCGGGAATTGTCAGCTTCTTGCCGTCGATCGCTAAAACATGA